In Deltaproteobacteria bacterium, the genomic stretch TACTGGGTGCCCATTGGAAAAGATGATGACAAGGTCATCGTCGCTATTGACAATCCTTTTCACCTGCAAAAAATCGACATGATAAAGCCCCTGTTTGCAGGCCAGCCGCTGGCATTTCACGTGGCTCTTAGAGAAGACATCCTCAGTTTCATCAACCTTTTTTTTCAACAGGAAGGTGAACAAAGAGACATTGACGAGATACTCGGCCAGTTAGCGGTTGAGGAAGAAGAGATTGATGAAGCCGAAAAGGGAGTAACTGATGAGGATAGCGCCGTAGTCCAGTTGGTCAACAAGATCATCCTGGATGCATATGCTCGAAATGTCTCTGACATTCATGTAGAACCCTATCATGGAAAAAAGAATACCGAGATTCGATTCAGGACCGACGGTGTTTGCCAGCTTTACCAGACCGTGCCCTACAGCTACCGAAATGCCCTTGTTTCCCGCATCAAGATCATGTCGGATCTGGATATTGCCGAACGCCGCAAGCCCCAGGACGGCAAGATAAAATTCAAGAAGTACGGGGGAAAAAACATCGAGCTTCGCGTGGCCACTGTGCCAACGGCAGGCGGCCTGGAAGACGTGGTGATGCGTATTCTCCATAGTGGCGACCCCCTGCCCCTAAACAAAATAGGGTTTTCCAAGAAGAACTACGAGGATTTCATAAGCTTAATTGTTCAACCTTACGGTCTTGTCTTTGTGTGCGGCCCGACAGGCTCCGGCAAAACGACAACGCTTCATTCTGCCCTTGGATACATCAACAAGCCGGACATCAAGATATGGACTGCAGAAGACCCCGTGGAGATCACCCAGGTGGGTCTGCGCCAGGTTCAGACCCACCACAAGATAGGTTTTGATTTTGCCGCAGCCATGCGCGCATTCCTGAGGGCCGACCCGGATGTGATCATGGTAGGAGAGATGCGGGACAAAGAAACTACGCACATCGGTATTGAGGCGTCCCTTACCGGGCACCTTGTCTTTTCCACCCTCCATACGAACAGCGCCCCCGAAAGCATCACGCGGCTGCTGGACATGGGAATGGATCCCTTTAATTTTGCTGATGCCATACTGGGGATCATGGCCCAGCGACTCGTTCGCACCCTTTGCAAAAAGTGCAAGAAGCCGTATAATCCTTCCCGAGAAGAATATGACGAACTGGTACGCGAGTATGGGCCTGAAGCATTTGAGGCACTGAACATACCCTATTCCAATGATCTGTCTCTCCACAAGCCCACAGGCTGCCCAGAGTGTAACAATTCAGGATATCGGGGCCGCATGGGTATTCATGAGCTCTTGATGGGAACTGACGAGATGAAAAAACTGATTCAGGAAAAAGCAACCATGGAAACGATCCGGGGTCAGGCCATCAAGGACGGAATGACCACCCTGAAACAGGACGGCATTGAGAAGATCTTTGCCGGACACACGGATTTGTTGCAGGTGAGGAAGGTCTGTATTAAGTAGGATTACGAATTCCGAATTTAGGAATTACGAATTGCTCAATTTCCCAATTCCTCAACCCCCCAATCCTCGATGCTTGCTTTCTCAAACTTTCTGAGCTGGCCCTCATAATAGTCCCTCTCTTTGGGGGCGCTGGCCAGGGCCCGCTTGATAGTCCCAATCGCTTTTTGATGCAGTCCGTTGACATGATAGCTTTCGGCCAGGGTATCCAGGATATGCGGCGCTGGATCAAGGGCCGCGGCTTGTTCTGCATAGTCAAGGGCCTTTGTGGGATCTCGGTACTGGCTCCGGTCACACGTTGCGTAGATCCAGGCCAGGTTGTTTAGGGCTTCCGCGTGCTGGGGCGCCAGCTC encodes the following:
- a CDS encoding GspE/PulE family protein; protein product: MVVLKMSKKQGSANGTEHGSGLKQEVEYRERLLEITNRVHAASNIDEILIDLKEDVTELFDAERLTVYVVDGIKKELVSRVKSGDEISDIRIPISTTSLAGYVAHKGELVNIKNAHNRSELSSIDPNLSFDESWDEKSGFQTRQVLAAPISFQKYLLGAIQIINHKDGMAFTERDEATVQELAKILGIAIYNQKRMAKARPGKFDYLVENGLLAQKELDKSISDARQTRKDVESILLQTYKISKKEIGKALSQYYRTPFVEYSETLPIPGELLTGLKVSFMKRNYWVPIGKDDDKVIVAIDNPFHLQKIDMIKPLFAGQPLAFHVALREDILSFINLFFQQEGEQRDIDEILGQLAVEEEEIDEAEKGVTDEDSAVVQLVNKIILDAYARNVSDIHVEPYHGKKNTEIRFRTDGVCQLYQTVPYSYRNALVSRIKIMSDLDIAERRKPQDGKIKFKKYGGKNIELRVATVPTAGGLEDVVMRILHSGDPLPLNKIGFSKKNYEDFISLIVQPYGLVFVCGPTGSGKTTTLHSALGYINKPDIKIWTAEDPVEITQVGLRQVQTHHKIGFDFAAAMRAFLRADPDVIMVGEMRDKETTHIGIEASLTGHLVFSTLHTNSAPESITRLLDMGMDPFNFADAILGIMAQRLVRTLCKKCKKPYNPSREEYDELVREYGPEAFEALNIPYSNDLSLHKPTGCPECNNSGYRGRMGIHELLMGTDEMKKLIQEKATMETIRGQAIKDGMTTLKQDGIEKIFAGHTDLLQVRKVCIK